CATTCACGCCGCACATGGCAACCTGATTGCGGCGTTTCTTTCGCCGCTCACCAATCACCGAAACGACAACTTCGGCGGCAGTTTCGAGAACCGTTGCCGTTTCCCGTTGATGCTGCTCAAGGCCGTACGCGAAGCCGTCGGTGACGACTTCATCCTTGACATGCGCATCAGCGGCGACGAGATGGTCGATGGCGGCATGGAGGTCGAAGAAGTCATCGAATTCCTCAAGCTCGCGCAGGAATACCTCGACATGGTCAACATCTCGGCCGGCCTCATCGTCGATTGGCGTGCGCAGCTCTTCACGATGCCGCCCTACTACCAGCCGCATTGCCTCAATAGGGAGCTGTCGCGCAAGGTCAAGGAATGCAAGGAAATCACCATTCCCGTCTCCGTCGTCGGCTGCATCACCAATATCGACGAGGCCGAGGACATCATTGCGAGTGGGGCTGCCGATGCGTGCTACATCGCGCGTGCCCTGCTGGCCGACACCGAGATTCTCAAGAAGTCGTATCGCGGCGAGCCCGAGACGGTGCGCCCCTGCCTGCGTTGCCATTCGTGTGCGGCGGGCGGCGGCAACCACATGTCGTGTGCCATTAACCCGCAGCTTGGGCGCGGTTATCGTTACTGGGAGATTGTGCCGGCGGCCAAGAGCAAGAAGGTCGTCATCATCGGCGGCGGTCCGGCTGGCATGATGGCGGCGCAAACCGCGATCAGACGCGGTCACGAGGTCGTGCTGTTCGAGAAGTCCGCATCGCTGGGCGGTGCGCTCAACGACATCAACAAGCTACCGTTCAAGAGCGATTTGCTGAAATATACGGAGTGGGACGTCAAGCAGACGATGGAATGTGGTGCTGACGTGCGTCTCAACACCGAGGCGACCCCCGAGCTCATCATGGCCGAGAAGCCCGATGCGCTCATCGTCGCGCTGGGCTCCGTGCCGGTCAACCCGCCCGTTCCTGGTCTCGACCGCGACAACGTGTATGGCGTGCGCGATGTCGATTCCGGACGCAAGAAGGTGAGCGGCAAAGTCGTCGTCTGCGGTGGTGGCGCGAGCGGCTGCGAGTCCGCGCTGGCGCTTGCCATGGAGGGCTGCGAGGTCACGCTCGTCGATCGTGTTCCGCTCGACAGGTTTGCCGCTGGCATGATTCACATCACGCGCGGCATGTTGATGGCGCTGCTTGAGGAGTACAAGGTCCGCATTCTCGATGAGCGCAACGTCGAGGCCATCGACGATGATGGCGTGCACGTGCAGGACAGGAATTGGCGTCGCGAGGTCATTCCCGCTGATTACGTGGTCAACGCCATGGGTATACGCCCCGTCGCGCCCGACCAGTTCCGCGAGCTCATCCCCGAGACGTACGTTGTGGGTGACTGTGCGGATATTGGCACCATCAAAAAGGCGAACCACAGCGGCTTTGACGCAGCGCTCGAGGTGTAAACGCGCAGGTGGCAATAAGGGGACAGACCCCCGTTTGTCAGGTGTGGCAAGCGGGGGACAGACCCTCCTGCATCATCGCAGATGGCAATAAGGGGACAGACCCTCCATTGTCATTTCGAGCGCAGCGCAGCGAAGTCGAGAAATCTTGGCGAT
This window of the Coriobacteriaceae bacterium genome carries:
- a CDS encoding FAD-dependent oxidoreductase; amino-acid sequence: MASFNDYEYVFTPLRVGRQVLKNRIIFSPMVSDYTTANGEPTQGYIDFVEEQAKTGAALITLGATPVNWDTAPDYPAELNVTEDTRINGLVLLSEVAHRHGAKISVELVHAGRGVHPELIQSEYGLAPTPLPIPGQYPYLKEMEFRDMENIIADYVDCAVRLKKAQFDGVNIHAAHGNLIAAFLSPLTNHRNDNFGGSFENRCRFPLMLLKAVREAVGDDFILDMRISGDEMVDGGMEVEEVIEFLKLAQEYLDMVNISAGLIVDWRAQLFTMPPYYQPHCLNRELSRKVKECKEITIPVSVVGCITNIDEAEDIIASGAADACYIARALLADTEILKKSYRGEPETVRPCLRCHSCAAGGGNHMSCAINPQLGRGYRYWEIVPAAKSKKVVIIGGGPAGMMAAQTAIRRGHEVVLFEKSASLGGALNDINKLPFKSDLLKYTEWDVKQTMECGADVRLNTEATPELIMAEKPDALIVALGSVPVNPPVPGLDRDNVYGVRDVDSGRKKVSGKVVVCGGGASGCESALALAMEGCEVTLVDRVPLDRFAAGMIHITRGMLMALLEEYKVRILDERNVEAIDDDGVHVQDRNWRREVIPADYVVNAMGIRPVAPDQFRELIPETYVVGDCADIGTIKKANHSGFDAALEV